From Camelus bactrianus isolate YW-2024 breed Bactrian camel chromosome 16, ASM4877302v1, whole genome shotgun sequence, the proteins below share one genomic window:
- the COIL gene encoding coilin, translated as MAASETVRLRLQFDYPPPATPHCTSFWLLIDLNRCRVVTDLISLIRQRFGFSSGALLGLYLDGGLLPPAESARLVRDNDCLRVKLEERGVAENPVTVSNGDSTRLLPRKAKKRAFKLEEDEETELDYKNSKKHWKRHENSNSEKTLDLEPKAVADQTVSKRNKRKNKATCAVVEDDDGQTERKSPKKKEKCEYKKQTRNPKSSKAQSVKGWPIQKCSLPKGSPARNSLVKAKRKGGPGVHTKDSPASSSESESYHESASDGLSNVILEVRHSSEKVSTELLKEGSSVKNTTANKVATKIGLNSTPIKGKTPGTSSSSSDSSSESDDPCVIPKSGPECTADFLKTVGLFAGRGGSVPGPSSQIPSAAEWKQPDSHGGRPALGPPPNVTLPAGLGRGWGRGEDLLSWKGARGRGVRGRGRGRGHAISCVLNRSADYQKQQQLNELVTNSSTIIQNPVETHKKDYSLLPLLAAAPQVGEKIAFKLLELTSDYSPDVSDYKEGKILSHNPETQQVDIEILSSLPAVKEPGKFDLVYHNESGAEVVEYAVTQEKRITVFWRELIDPRLIIEPPSNT; from the exons ATGGCAGCCTCCGAGACGGTTAGGCTACGGCTTCAATTTGATTACCCGCCGCCAGCCACCCCACACTGCACGTCCTTCTGGCTTCTCATCGACTTGAACAGATGCCGAGTGGTCACGGATCTCATCAGTCTCATCCGCCAGCGCTTCGGCTTCAGTTCTGGGGCCCTCCTGGGCCTCTACTTGGATGGGGGGCTCTTGCCCCCCGCCGAGAGCGCGCGCCTGGTACGAGACAACGACTGCCTCAG AGTTAAATTAGAAGAGAGAGGAGTTGCTGAGAATCCTGTAACAGTCAGTAACGGTGACAGTACTCGTTTATTACCTAGAAAAGCAAAGAAGCGGGCATTTAAGTTGGAGgaggatgaagaaactgagctaGATTACAAGAATTCAAAGAAGCACTGGAAGAGGCACGAGAACAGTAACAGTGAGAAGACCTTGGATCTAGAGCCAAAAGCTGTCGCAGATCAGACCGTGAGTAAAAGAAACAAGAGGAAGAACAAAGCCACGTGTGCTGTAGTGGAGGATGATGACGGACAGACCGAAAGAAAATCgccaaagaaaaaggagaaatgtgAGTATAAAAAACAGACAAGGAATCCCAAGTCTTCTAAAGCACAGTCAGTGAAAGGGTGGCCCATCCAGAAGTGCAGCCTTCCAAAAGGTTCTCCTGCTAGAAACAGCCTTGTTAAAGCGAAAAGGAAAGGTGGCCCCGGCGTTCACACAAAGGACAGTCCCGCTTCCTCCTCCGAGTCTGAGTCTTACCATGAGTCGGCCAGCGATGGGCTCAGCAACGTCATCTTGGAGGTCAGACATTCCTCAGAGAAAGTGTCAACTGAATTATTGAAGGAAGGATCCTCCGTGAAAAACACGACAGCAAACAAAGTGGCTACAAAGATTGGCTTAAACTCTACCCCCATCAAGGGCAAGACCCCCGGGACATCATCTTCTAGTTCGGACTCGAGTTCAGAGTCGGATGACCCATGCGTGATACCAAAGAGTGGCCCGGAGTGCACTGCAGACTTCTTAAAGACAGTAGGCCTCTTTGCAGGAAGAGGTGGTTCCGTTCCGGGGCCCTCATCCCAGATCCCGAGTGCTGCCGAATGGAAGCAGCCTGACTCACATGGTGGCAGACCGGCTCTTGGTCCTCCTCCCAACGTGACTCTCCCCGCCGGTTTGGGAAGAGGTTGGGGCAGAGGAGAGGACCTTCTTTCTTGGAAGGGAGCTAGGGGTCGGGGTGTGCGGGGACGAGGTCGAGGACGAGGGCATGCCATTTCCTGTGTTTTAAATAGAAGTGCTGACTATCAGAAGCAGCAGCAATTGAATGAACTGGTGACAAACTCATCTACTATTATCCAG AATCCCGTAGAGACACACAAGAAGGACTACAGTCTGTTACCGCTGTTAGCAGCTGCCCCTCAAGTTGGTGAAAAGATTGCATTTaag cTTTTGGAACTAACGTCCGATTATTCTCCTGATGTCTCTGACTACAAG gaaggaaaaatattaaGCCATAATCCGGAGACCCAGCAAGTAGATATAGAGATTCTTTCATCCTTACCTG CCGTGAAAGAACCTGGGAAATTTGATTTGGTTTATCACAACGAAAGCGGAGCTGAGGTAGTGGAGTACGCGGTGACGCAGGAGAAGAGG ATCACCGTGTTTTGGAGAGAGTTAATTGATCCAAGACTGATTATTGAACCTCCGAGTAACACCTAA